The segment AGTCACGTATACGACGATCTACTATGCGCCCTCCCAGTTCGACATGCAGAAACCCTACGTGATGGCGATCATCCAGATGGACGAGGGCGTCCGCCTGACGAGCCAGCTGATCGACGTGAAGCCCGAAGACGTGACCATCGGCATGAAGGTCCAGGCCACGTTCCGCAAGCTGGGTCAGGAAGGGGACGCCGGCGTGATCCATTACGGGTACAAGTTCCGTCCCATGCCGGGATGAGCGGCACTAGCCGATCCACTTCCCGCGGTCGATGGCGACTCGGCCGCCAATCTCGACCGTTCCGGACACGAGAGTGCCCGCGAACCCGTCCGAGGATGTGTTCTTGCCGCCGGAGCTGCGGTTCTCCCCGATGCCCACGGTCACGGCCCCCGCGACCATGGTGCTCTGGAGGAAGCCCGCCTTGGCCCTCGGGTTCAGACCGAGGCCGAACATGTCCTTGTCCCCGCTCGCCTCCGCCCATTTGGTCTGCGCCGCGGCCAGGTTCCGCTTCGCGGTGAACTCGACCGCATGGCCGTCCCTGAAGGTCCACGACATGGCCTCGATGACCCGGCCGACCTGCGGGACGCCCATATCGCACACGAACGTCCGCTGGGCGCTCTCCTCCACGGGAGC is part of the Thermoplasmata archaeon genome and harbors:
- a CDS encoding Zn-ribbon domain-containing OB-fold protein, with protein sequence MGTAIPRFWREIQSRYNLVGTKCGNCGKVDFPPRSVCPDCGRKSVGKMTTYKLGGKGSVVTYTTIYYAPSQFDMQKPYVMAIIQMDEGVRLTSQLIDVKPEDVTIGMKVQATFRKLGQEGDAGVIHYGYKFRPMPG